Proteins found in one Gordonia sp. PDNC005 genomic segment:
- the pgl gene encoding 6-phosphogluconolactonase encodes MTTPETLVFESSTELIETARARFVDLVVRAQEARGIASVALTGGSNGIGLLKALAADSGDICWSRVEIYWGDDRFVPATHPERNSGQAFDALLNHVAVDPSRVHVMAPSDGEFGDDIAAAARDYARLIGDDTVFDVHLLGMGGEGHVNSLFPHTDATAENVQPVVAVTDSPKPPPARLTLTFPVINASREVWFLVSGAEKAEAVAAAHNGASREDWPCAGASGTDGTVWFLDPAAASRL; translated from the coding sequence GTGACCACCCCCGAGACCCTGGTCTTCGAATCGTCGACCGAACTGATCGAGACGGCACGAGCTCGGTTCGTCGATCTCGTGGTCCGTGCACAGGAGGCGCGTGGCATCGCCTCCGTCGCGTTGACGGGCGGGAGCAACGGCATCGGCCTGCTCAAGGCACTCGCCGCTGACTCCGGCGACATCTGCTGGTCACGTGTCGAGATCTACTGGGGCGACGACCGGTTCGTCCCCGCAACACATCCGGAACGCAACTCCGGGCAGGCCTTCGACGCGCTCCTCAATCACGTGGCCGTCGATCCGTCGCGCGTGCACGTCATGGCGCCGTCCGACGGAGAGTTCGGCGACGACATCGCCGCCGCCGCGCGCGACTACGCTCGTCTCATCGGCGACGACACCGTCTTCGACGTTCACCTTCTCGGCATGGGCGGCGAAGGCCACGTCAACTCGCTGTTCCCGCACACGGATGCGACGGCCGAGAACGTTCAGCCCGTGGTGGCCGTCACCGACTCGCCGAAGCCGCCGCCTGCACGGTTGACGTTGACGTTCCCGGTGATCAACGCCTCGCGTGAGGTGTGGTTCCTGGTGTCGGGAGCGGAGAAGGCCGAAGCCGTCGCTGCCGCACACAACGGCGCGTCACGTGAGGACTGGCCGTGCGCGGGCGCGAGCGGGACCGACGGCACCGTCTGGTTCCTCGATCCCGCCGCCGCCTCCC
- a CDS encoding glucose-6-phosphate dehydrogenase assembly protein OpcA, whose product MIVDLPNTDTTEISKKLVRMRSSGGAVTLGRVLTLIIDVDATDDTEAAVSASNAASREHPCRVIVVCRADRDVEARLDAQIRVGGDAGASEVVLLTLSGPLAEHPHAVVMPFLLPDTPVVTWWPGRAPEDPSRDRLGRLASRRITDARQSSDPGAFLLARRAGYHPGDTDLSWSAITPWRAMLVSALDRPPHTRVLSAEVSGPFDMPGLDIFAGWLAHALKTRVVRKPGHLGVRLLRENGELEVSVDESGGGVLRSTGHPDGRAAFARRTTAECLAEELRSLDADEVYEAALHGLPAVEYEETL is encoded by the coding sequence ATGATCGTTGATCTGCCGAACACCGACACCACCGAGATCAGCAAGAAGCTGGTCCGTATGCGAAGCAGCGGCGGGGCCGTCACATTGGGCCGTGTCCTCACTCTGATCATCGACGTCGACGCGACCGATGACACCGAAGCCGCGGTGTCCGCTTCGAACGCCGCCAGCCGTGAGCACCCGTGCCGCGTGATCGTCGTCTGCCGCGCCGATCGAGACGTCGAGGCCCGGCTGGACGCTCAGATCCGGGTAGGCGGCGACGCGGGCGCGTCGGAGGTTGTTCTCCTGACATTGTCGGGACCACTCGCGGAACATCCCCATGCGGTGGTGATGCCGTTCCTGCTGCCCGACACTCCCGTTGTCACGTGGTGGCCGGGACGCGCTCCGGAGGATCCGTCGAGGGACCGCCTCGGCCGTCTCGCCTCCCGACGCATCACAGATGCCCGCCAGTCGTCGGATCCGGGCGCGTTTCTCCTCGCAAGGCGCGCCGGCTACCACCCCGGCGACACCGACCTGTCGTGGTCGGCGATCACGCCGTGGCGCGCGATGCTGGTCTCGGCACTCGACCGTCCTCCGCACACCCGCGTCCTGTCCGCCGAGGTCAGCGGACCGTTCGACATGCCGGGCCTCGACATCTTCGCGGGCTGGCTTGCTCATGCGCTCAAAACGCGTGTCGTGCGCAAACCTGGCCATCTCGGGGTCCGGCTCCTGCGGGAGAACGGCGAACTGGAGGTGTCTGTCGACGAGTCCGGAGGCGGCGTGCTGCGCAGCACCGGCCACCCCGACGGCAGAGCAGCGTTCGCACGTCGCACCACCGCCGAGTGCCTCGCGGAAGAGCTCCGCAGCCTCGACGCCGATGAAGTGTACGAGGCGGCCCTTCATGGTCTGCCCGCAGTCGAATACGAGGAGACGCTGTGA